The following proteins are co-located in the Oncorhynchus gorbuscha isolate QuinsamMale2020 ecotype Even-year unplaced genomic scaffold, OgorEven_v1.0 Un_scaffold_1925, whole genome shotgun sequence genome:
- the LOC124024557 gene encoding synapse-associated protein 1-like, which translates to MFKGWGTWLGMENTSTTEESEVADVAVEEKIVQDQNEVNKQHEPPATEELGQEDGDTVQLISQQAKGFGGLIFNFASNATKKISNSVAETAHTIKKSVEEGNIDGIFDKTILGDFKKEQDKFVQEKKAKKSDTAVPPWVGYSEEETMQQQILALSADRRNFLRDPPAGVQFQFDSEQMYPIAMVMLQEDELLNRMRFDLVPKQVKEDVFWRNYFYRVSLIKQSAQLTALAAQQQAVDHREEQKTISPEGVSLTENTIRPKTPPVSISDIPKSGEQEEEENEISTSPGVSEFVSDAFDSCNIDHEDLRKEMEQLVLDKKEDAATPEEETADWEKELQAELQEYEVVTEADNKDDNWDKEIEKMLQSDE; encoded by the exons ATGTTCAAAGGGTGGGGAACGTGGCTGGGTATGGAGAACACCTCGACGACAGAGGAGAGCGAAGTGGCTGACGTTGCTGTGGAGGAGAAAATTGTTCAAGACCAAAATGAAGTAAACAAACAACACGAACCTCCAGCAACAGAAGAACTGGGGCAGGAGGACGGAGACACCGTCCAACTCATCTCTCAGCAAGCTAAAGGATTCGGTG GCTTAATATTCAACTTTGCCAGCAATGCTACCAAGAAGATCTCCAACTCTGTGGCAGAGACCGCACACACCATCAAGAAGAGCGTGGAAGAAGGGAACATAGATGGAATTTTTGACAAG ACTATTTTGGGGGATTTCAAAAAAGAACAGGACAAATTTGTCCAAGAAAAGAAAGCTAAGAaatcag ACACAGCTGTACCACCATGGGTTGGCTACAGTGAGGAGGAGACCATGCAGCAACAGATCCTGGCTTTGTCCGCT GACAGGAGGAACTTCCTGAGAGACCCACCAGCTGGAGTTCAGTTCCAGTTCGACTCTGAGCAGATGTATCCTATCGCCATGGTGATGCTGCAGGAAGATGAGCTACTGAACAGGATGCGCTTCGACCTGGTCCCCAAACA AGTGAAGGAGGATGTGTTCTGGAGGAACTACTTCTATCGTGTGTCCCTGATAAAGCAGTCGGCCCAGCTCACGGCCCTGGCAGCACAGCAGCAGGCTGTAgaccacagagaggagcagaAGACCATCAGCCCGGAGGGTGTCAGCCTCACAG AAAATACCATCAGACCAAAAACACCTCCAGTATCCATTAGTGACATTCCCAAGAGTGGAGAG caggaggaagaggagaatgagATCTCCACCAGCCCTGGGGTCTCTGAGTTTGTGAGCGATGCCTTTGACTCCTGTAACatcgaccatgaagacctgaggAAAGAgatggaacagctggtgctggaCAAGAAGGAGGATGCTGCAACTCCAGAGG aggagacagcgGACTGGGAGAAGGAACTCCAGGCTGAGTTACAGGAGTATGAGGTGGTGACGGAGGCAGACAACAAAGATGACAACTGGGATAAAGAGATCGAGAAGATGCTTCAGTCGGACGAGTAG
- the LOC124024556 gene encoding pyridoxal phosphate phosphatase PHOSPHO2-like: MKTLLVFDFDHTLVDDNSDTWVIQCIPDQCLPDLVKNSYQKGLWTEYMGRVMSYIGDQDISPDTIRSVMETIPFTDGMIELLAFIVSNKNDIDCIIISDSNTVFIDWILQVAGVQDAVDQVFTNPAAFDTRGYMEIECYHSHQCSQCPVNLCKRKVLADFLAGQLKGGVEYQRTFYVGDGGNDLCPSNSLREGDVVFPRKGYTLERLLSRQRAQQGEGSSNPRVVGWTSGKEILMELKACVPL, encoded by the coding sequence ATGAAGACTCTGCTGGTGTTTGACTTCGACCACACCTTGGTGGATGACAACAGTGACACCTGGGTCATTCAGTGTATCCCGGACCAATGCCTGCCAGACCTGGTCAAGAACTCCTACCAGAAGGGACTCTGGACAGAGTACATGGGCAGAGTCATGTCCTATATAGGAGACCAGGACATCAGCCCCGATACAATCCGCAGTGTGATGGAGACAATACCGTTTACAGATGGAATGATTGAACTGTTGGCGTTCATTGTGAGTAACAAGAACGACATTGACTGCATCATTATCTCAGATTCAAACACAGTGTTCATCGACTGGATACTGCAGGTGGCCGGGGTTCAAGACGCGGTCGACCAAGTCTTCACCAATCCGGCTGCGTTTGACACGCGTGGCTACATGGAGATAGAATGTTACCATTCTCACCAGTGTAGCCAGTGCCCTGTCAATCTGTGTAAGAGGAAAGTGCTGGCTGATTTCCTAGCAGGGCAGTTGAAGGGAGGGGTAGAGTATCAGAGAACTTTCTATGTAGGGGACGGAGGGAACGACCTTTGCCCTTCCAACAGTCTAAGGGAAGGAGACGTGGTGTTCCCTAGAAAGGGTTACACCTTAGAGAGGCTGCTCTCTAGACAGAGGGCACAACAAGGAGAGGGTTCATCCAACCCGAGAGTCGTAGGATGGACAAGTGGAAAAGAGATCCTGATGGAACTGAAAGCATGTGTTCCCCTGTAG